In Rhinoderma darwinii isolate aRhiDar2 unplaced genomic scaffold, aRhiDar2.hap1 Scaffold_70, whole genome shotgun sequence, the genomic window tttcagatggtcaggcactgaatcgtactcgactctttccggtatccctggcggcagtgggaattgGGGTAATaacaggggttagtgatagccttgttactggctaatgcgaagccccagccttagtaattgaatgctgtcaatcagacagcagccattactaaggccataataaagtattaaaaaaaacagccataagaatttttttttattgaaatgaaaactcccccatgcaaccctctttcacaatttttttatttttttttaaaagtagatcattgaagtagtccaatgaatctacgacgtagtccaaacggtccagtggaacctaacaaaaaaaagttagcagtataacatTTAAAAGaacttacatttgccacaatTTGCCCTGATCCTCCttttgctgcgttgttgatctatgatactaaagtaacacagtaagtagaattcttaaaatcttttctatacctcaaacagcactttagcaaataaacaacaaatgttttcctatttaaccccttaatgaccgggccattttgcacgttaatgaccaaggattattttttgctttttcacggttgcattccaagagtcgtaactgtttttgtattccgtctatatagccgtataagggcttgttttttgcgggacgagttgtattttgtaattgtacaatttttagatgcttataatatatcgattaacttttattaactttattttaggagagaattgaaagtaagcagctattccagcattgattttcacgttacaaatttacgccgtttactatgcagcgtaaataacatgttcactttattctatgggtcggcacgattacggggatatcaaatatgtaagggttttatatgttttcctacgtttgcacaataaaaagccttttagaaaaaaattacttgtttttgcatcgccgcattccaagagctgtaaagtttttatttttccgtcaatgtggccgtatgatttttgcgggccaatgtgtagttttcattagtactattttggggtacataggacttatagattaattttttattttttttttatgggggaatgggagaaaagagagaattttgccgttgttatttgcgttttttttggacgccgttcatccggcggtttaattaatgtgttcattttattgttcaagtcgttacgatcgcggggataccatatatgtgtatgtgtgatttgttttgacacttttactaaataaaaccactttttatttgagtcgttttatttgattttcactgtaattattatttattttttttcaccaactttatttaactgattgacatttttttttttagtcccaccaggggacttccctatgcgaactgctgatcgcatatataatgctttggtatacttagtataccaaagcattattgcctgtcagtgtaaaactgacaggcaatctgttaggtcatgcctccggcatcgcctaacaggcagatgctgaaggcagacctgggggtctttgttagaccccccgctgccaaGGAAACCTGacagcgacccgcgatttgtttgcgagggcgccgatgggatgacagagggagctccctccctctgtcaaacacattagatgccgctgtcactattgacagcagcatttaatgggttaaactgccggaatcggagcacgctttgattccggcagttgcagcaggagccaggctgtgtataacagccgtgctcctgccgctgatcgcgtggctacagtctcagtacccgcgccatcacaggacggatatatccgtcctcttgcgcgaactagcagctgcagaggacggatatatccatccttcggcgttaagaggttaaaaaaatttaaatgctgcgtgtttgttgtgtaaagctagtaatgagaaaactctgataaatGGGGGGacatctttttatagttcgcctcaggcagcagaggggcttggTTCACCCCTGCTCATAGTTCTGGGTGGTCATGCACCAGGCTGATCAATTTCTTCACATCCATCTTGTCTCTTGAAtgctgggaactttggcacgccctgccgttgcttggcaacggatccgtcaaaaacgtacccataggcttcaatggccgtctaaagagttattcccaactgGTGAGGTGCCCATTGGCCACAGATTCCAGATGGAAACTAGTAGACAGGGGGCAACGGCCTCCTGTTCACTAGTTCCAGCCTGGAATCTACAGCCAGTGGCAGCCCCACTTCAGTGTGTGAACTACGGCATTAGGAATTTTCTCATTAGAAAGGAAAATAATTTCTTGTTTTTAATCATTTTCATTCAAGCATTGACTTCTCACTTCTGTTCAGAAACAGAaccattatcaagtcatttaagttgtattatagtcagttctgtcattaattctggcctattaggcatcacccggcagtaacaggatcccagcatcattattcttcattgttgttcatacttagatggccagtggaattattagacctgacattccccaatataaagataaatgatattaaggtgtaccttttgtaccatttgtgacccgcttaaaaaccttttaggatatgaatctcagtgtaaaaaattcaagtatctagtctacaataaaaaacaatgagtgcattatactttttattagcttcagtcacttgcaggctgcacacccattcatttcaatataaaacagagtagacttttattttttgccgtgtcattacatctgtatattatatgtggagttgtcattatacaccgtctctatgatctgatgacgggcatattccccaaactgcaccaccatgctgcccatacactgactgtatagtctgtctcgccagctaagtccttggtctccgtcatctaatgttgatggataactggcatcgctggactccaccggccaGTGAGTCCGcgccttgttcacactcctcgatgtaggcctgaggctcgttcgcaagtcagactgctagctctgccccctagatgttaatattgacgttcaggtcttgacagctgatattgatgtccacaaccattggatagtacatggggaagtgatctacaaccttgatgtctctgtcctcagcggttcatccctgataaatgcattttatttgttggcactgccgatgtaaaaccatTTGGTGTCCAGGATGGAGATGGCCCTTTCagtggcttttctgatattacatgagaagccttcactgtgcagtgtggccagagctaggctgagactatataagtccaggtcttacatgatcatggttgatggcatctttaagaaattcaacatgtttgactacagcctccttgtcctctgagttgaccagatagcttgggatctggaggtgcacggtcttcatcaattttgggtggttatgagccagacagctgtagatggatttcaggtcattgatgtttggagagatttccgtccggaaaaatccccgaatgttggctcctttgatgtaggagaggcagctctgcagagatgaagtactggctgctactatctcctggttgtcactatgtaatttcaggagtaaagttggtatacagctcctgactttgtctgtaaaatatccaaatagcagaaggcggcagctctctgtcagatcccttaacaggtttatggccgcaatctggacttctccatccggatagtccatatgctcccgggatattttaatgaattgtctactgaggacagaaagcttcaggcgtctgataatggaggacagcgccctcagtgccgccatgatgatcttgatgctgctggtttttgatagtctaaactccatgtgggcaatgatcttattcttgtagctctccaccagtcttgtagctccagtggtggcattccccagtgcctccatggcgatgctgcacaagatgttatcgtcctcttctatgatcttcagcagatgttggattgcgcactcctggtatttctgctttataagtcttggatgcttcaaagcctcattgaagaacatagctgctgtcattttggcctttgggtccgcattcttcagggcattgagcagaaactgaaggaaatcttttgtttttttcctgccagataccagagatgtcacaagcatgttcatcccaatacgctgcttctctgtatcttccagttccttattctccgccgcaacttgctccctgtacttttctaggagctccgcgtgaggaagggtctgtaactcgtcattgactggctcggtcggctggttctccgatgattcgggtacagtaaagaattccagggcaactttggtggagtcttgaagctcagcatggacatcaggcaaccaggtggaaatgttggccttcatgttgcttatggccttcataagttgcactttgcagctgccacccttcgcaatatattcttggatgctgccgcataaacgtcttatagcatagcacaacgtctccttagatagttggtcaggagcatttttgaccacttggcccagcactggcagcatgtccaagatgtgtggcatgatgactgtggcacacagagatgtcacttctgtcaaagtgtcgacaatggcagcattgaaatcctcataaacgatgttgtatctcagttccccgaccaccgcttcaagatggaggatgctcagccagacaataaccttcttagtcatggcgtaggaatagtattgtcccttcatgtactccaccttcaagtgctcacatagcacattgattatatattccttcaggtagtgtgccgcgtctcttctgtactgaatgactctgatgaagaagcggcacatggcggcgttgtattgagatggtaacaggctactcagaatggctttctgaaacacatccgtataagtgaggagatcttcagccaccttctcctggatgaaataagggacacaggctcctaagacgtcttcttccaccaaattccaggtgtccaaagcatttctgagctcttgatttgtgtccacacagaatgtctgatgttttctattcatgatcttcatatccacaaatctgctgaggcgagaaatcatcgtctggttacttgtttctaaatcatcttccaaaaagaaaatagattctagacttctctgtcctcaattatcagccccctccccaaataaacatgtgataactgcatgaagagcgccctcccaaggcagagacaggacagtgcagccagaggagacagcggcactcctctaccactgcgccctctggtggtgtaagaatttaaaggtttcagaaaatgaaagccacatataagattatatgtaatattatatagggtattttatttgggtaaatcaaagatgggtatagttgcgtttcttaatgaaatgtgtctcatccgtttgcaagattcctattgtttaccctgattctcacaataaatgaccccgacgttcacaggtatctcttacaggagctaaccagtagtgtgaacccagtcttacccatggacaaactcaggatgtcataaatgctaaaggaggttgataagtggcaccagtattctatatccgcatgttacatgaggggggaagttctttttatcaggaaggtcacactatttgtctctaagaggggcagacaagggggcataaaagacccaagcatgacatgagggcagccacttgggaggccacttgaggagggacatactggaaaggagacttcctggagtgtggggagaccatggatggtaactataacctgccatgtaattattgatgataaggaaaaagtgtctctgtaaagttccttgtttatggctgtcgctatgtacaaatctccatagaagtctcagaataactaacagtcatttcactctttatacaatatacattttcatacactcaatcttgtatttcatttattgcacctgaccttagaatctaacccagtaagagggtgaaagagaaacattcttacagtggcagcacatggacctcgctgcaatacttcacaagaaacattctacatgttctcctcttacctctgaatcgtggatctgaagcttctggataaagcaagatttctagaagtcacaggactcaagaaaaagtcaagtgagagcgacgtaccaaaaagcaagaaactattggtctatagcggctcaacggaatgtgactgatctgcagcttttatagagaaggtgaattatgacatcactgatgacctcacacttaccttacattctaacagACATCAAATCAACATCACATCAAATCacacatttcaatatccagtgattataaatatcataatgctcaacaatttatctgcacaatttacatcaggcaacatatatctccccaatcccatccccctcccaccccaaagatcattaagtaccataaaattataacctttttatgataaaataataattataccttcctatagaacaccaatcaattccatatccccaatatttcctcccacttttttatacaatttttcttgtctgctcttattttctcatattctttaattgccttatccaacttcaaccaatccataacaattggggatttaccagccatccaatttcttgcaattattatttttgcggaaaagagaacattaacccctttgtgcaccgtgacgtgctattacatccggtTGCGAGTGGTGATGTTTgttgcgctccatatgctgcgtgtgtcggctgtgttttacagtggacacccgggactaacagtcgggagcagtgatcgtgctgctcctagctgtttaacccctcaaatgctgcggtcaatcgcgagcatctgaggcattgaaaaaaggggggcggccccctctgacagttcatcacccccccagttagatcagggggtgacaatgattgtaatggcagctcatgggcctaatgatggcacccagagctgccttcacttaacttaagcctgtaaaaatgacaatatactgcaatacgttagtatgatcgctggttcaaatcccctagggaggctaataaagtgtgtaaaaaaagtgaaaaaaagtttttagtagtgaaaaaaataaaagacaaatAGTTAAAgaaattttttcccattttccccctaaagtattgtaaaaaataaaagaagtaaacaaaattggtattgctgcatgcgtaaaagtctgaactattacaatatagcgttatttaatgtgcaaggtgaatactgtaaaaaatgtaaaacgccaaaatcgctgtttcttggtcaacttagctctaaaaaattttGACTGAAAAGTGATCAGAAATTTCTACGTACCGAAaactgctaccaataaaaactacagctcatcccgcaaaaaataatccctcacactgctcaatcagtcaaaaaagaaaaagttatgactcttagaatgtggcgacacaaaacatttttatttgaactaaacgcttattatcaataaaagtagtaaaatatttaaaaaaacgtatataaaattggtatcaccgtaatcgtattgagtcacagaataaagataagttgtcgtttgtaccgcacggtgaaagccgtaaaaacgaaacccaaaaaacaattgtggaaaaagtttgttttttatgtcatttGGCTGCTCTGAATTTTTTACCTCAGATTGTGTTGGTCATCAAGGCTTTTCTTAGAATGATGGGTTTTGCTGTCGCATTACCATGTTGGTATCTCCACACGTTTGATGGCTTCTGCTTTCGGATTATTAACCccatcccgctccttgacgtactattacgtcatggcagctgtatcgttcgcgctccatgccgtaatagtacgtctcgggagtaacggctgtttcggccgtcctcccgacacatacaggagctgtgacgctgctgtcttgttcagcagctgtcacagctcctacagcggggaccgatcgctgtgtccccgctgattaaccccttaaaagccgcgttctatagagatcgcggctttttaggggttaagctgccatcgcccggcctgctacgcgatagcggccggcgatggtgactatggcaaccggacaccaaacaatggcgtccggctatgccatagacggaagcctagtgggtcctgacaacgtcaggacccactatgcttgctgtcagtgagtagctgacagttctaatacactgcactacgcatgtagtgcagtgtattagaatagggatcagggcctcctgccctcatgtcccctagtgggacaaagtaataaagttaaaaaaaagttaaaaaaagatgtgtaaaaataagaaaataaaagatttaaaagtattaaaagtaaaaatccccctttttcccttatcagtcctttattattaataaaaatatataaacaaacaaataaactatacataattggtatcgccgcgtccgtaacggcctgaactacaaaattatttcattatttatcccgcacggtgaacgccgtaaaataaaataataataaaccgaaccacaatcacaattctttggtcacttcacctcccaaaaaatggaataaaaagagatcaaaaagtcgcatgtacctaaaatggtactgatcgaaactacagttcgttacgcaaaaaaataagtcatcgcacggctttattgattgaaaaataaaaacgttatggctcttagaataaggtaacataaaaactgaatgattgtttacaaaacttattttattgtgcaaactccataagacataaaaaaaaactataaacatctggtatcgacgtaatcgtatcgccccgcagaataaagtgaatatgtaatttatagcgcacggtgaacgctgtaaaaaaaaaagaaagaaaaaacaatcgtacaattgctgttttttagtcaccacgccacctaaaaatagaataaaaactgatcaaaaagccgcatgcaccccaagaaaactacaatggattcctcaaggggtctagtttccaaattggggtcacttttagggggttcccaaagttttggcaccacaagacctcttcaaaccggacatggtgcctaataaaaaagaggcttcaaaatccactaggtgctcctttgcttcggaggccgctccttcagtccattaccgcactagggccacatgtgggatatttctcaaaactgcagaatctgggcaatacgtattaagttgcgtttctctgataaatccttttgtgttataaaaaaaatggtataaagaggattttctgacaaaaaaaaaatttaaatttcacctctactttgctctaaatttttgtgaaacacctaaagggttcataatagttctaaatgctgttgtgaatactttgaggggtctagtttctaaaatggggtatttgataggggtttctaatatatgggcccctcaaagcaacttcagaactgaactggaacctaaaaaaataaataaatgaggcaatacttcgcttcttacattatactgataatgagccgtgcccaccccgagatgaccccagttttgaccgtttgtataaacggagacccctattagaccgtttcagtgcccggttttcccaagcatacacccccgagaagtgtatttctattgatgagtccctggtacattttaaagggagggttcaattccgccagtacctgccgggtaaaagggcaaggtatggcgtgaagatgtataagctgtgaaagtgcatcagggtatacctacaggtttaggatagatgaaggaaaggccacccccaaaccagactgcatcctggactacaataggtacatgggagggatggacttgtaagatcaagccctgaagccctacagcgccatgcggtgtggtataagaagctggccgggcacatcatacagatgacattgtacaatgcgtacatgctacgtcgatgtgcaggccagacgggaactttcctggaatttcaagaggtgattatcaagaacctaatctttagggaccaagaagggggggcacccagtacttctggaagcgagcccacacgcatcgtaccagggcaacactttccaggagaagtttcccaaactggcaagaagggaaaaagtcaaaagaggtgcaaagtctgctataagaggacgataatggatgacacaatatatcaatgtgacacgtgtcccgaataaccagagctttgtatgaaagtgttttaaaatttatcatacatcccttggccttaagggtgtagtttttaaaacggggtcacttcttgcgggtttcaactgtactggtacctc contains:
- the LOC142728950 gene encoding uncharacterized protein LOC142728950, which produces MKIMNRKHQTFCVDTNQELRNALDTWNLVEEDVLGACVPYFIQEKVAEDLLTYTDVFQKAILSSLLPSQYNAAMCRFFIRVIQYRRDAAHYLKEYIINVLCEHLKVEYMKGQYYSYAMTKKVIVWLSILHLEAVVGELRYNIVYEDFNAAIVDTLTEVTSLCATVIMPHILDMLPVLGQVVKNAPDQLSKETLCYAIRRLCGSIQEYIAKGGSCKVQLMKAISNMKANISTWLPDVHAELQDSTKVALEFFTVPESSENQPTEPVNDELQTLPHAELLEKYREQVAAENKELEDTEKQRIGMNMLVTSLVSGRKKTKDFLQFLLNALKNADPKAKMTAAMFFNEALKHPRLIKQKYQECAIQHLLKIIEEDDNILCSIAMEALGNATTGATRLVESYKNKIIAHMEFRLSKTSSIKIIMAALRALSSIIRRLKLSVLSRQFIKISREHMDYPDGEVQIAAINLLRDLTESCRLLLFGYFTDKK